The Thermodesulfobacteriota bacterium sequence AAAAAGCGCAAGGAGCTTGCACGAATAGAGGCTGTGATTGAAGAACGAGGGAGGGTTGAGGCTGAGCGTAAAAGAATAGAAGCGAAAATGACAAAGTTGCTTGCCATGAGCAAAAGACCACCAAAGCCTGAATCAAAAAAGATTACCAACAGCCTCGGTATGGAGTTTGTATATATTAAGCCGGGCACGTTCATAATGGGCAGCCCTTCATCGGAACCCAGGCATCAAAGTAACGCGCGGCAACACAAGGTGACGCTGACAAAAGGTTTTTACATGCAGACTACTGAAGTGACCCAGGGTCAGTGGAAAGCGGTGATGGGAAACTACCCGTCGAAATTTAAAAACTGCGGAGATGACTGTCCGGTGGAGCAAGTATCCTGGAACGACGCGCAGGGCTTTATCAGGAGGCTGAACCAAAAGGAGGGCTCCGGCAAATACAGGTTACCCACTGAGGCCGAGTGGGAGTATGCGGCACGAGCAGGGAGCACAACGGCTTTTGCAAACGGAGGGATATCCGAGCTAAAATGCGGTTATGATGCAAATCTGGATGCCATGGGGTGGTACTGTGGCAATTCGAATAAGACGACTCATCAAGTGGCTCAAAAGCAGCCTAATGCCTGGGGTCTGTACGACATGCATGGTAATGTGTGGGAGTGGTGTCAGGACAGATACGGGAAAAACTATCCGTCCGGTTCTGTTACAGATCCAACCGGGCCTTCATCGGGTCCGGACCGGG is a genomic window containing:
- a CDS encoding SUMF1/EgtB/PvdO family nonheme iron enzyme, with the translated sequence MDAPTGSILAYATAPGSIAADGTGRNGLYTSKLLKHMATPGLEIEKVFKKVRVDVLRSSQKKQVPWESSSLTGEFYFNPKRGIAVVGSTQKIDTGLKAEQDRLEKKRKELARIEAVIEERGRVEAERKRIEAKMTKLLAMSKRPPKPESKKITNSLGMEFVYIKPGTFIMGSPSSEPRHQSNARQHKVTLTKGFYMQTTEVTQGQWKAVMGNYPSKFKNCGDDCPVEQVSWNDAQGFIRRLNQKEGSGKYRLPTEAEWEYAARAGSTTAFANGGISELKCGYDANLDAMGWYCGNSNKTTHQVAQKQPNAWGLYDMHGNVWEWCQDRYGKNYPSGSVTDPTGPSSGPDRVFRGGSWHRDAGFCRSANRGRNELGYRRESLGFRLTLSPGR